The following proteins come from a genomic window of Nicotiana tomentosiformis chromosome 12, ASM39032v3, whole genome shotgun sequence:
- the LOC138902861 gene encoding uncharacterized protein: MSLQLTDRTTIIPEGIVKDVLVQMDKFIFPVNLIMVNIEENKEVALILERPSLVTGKYVLDIHEGELMLREGEKRVVFKMNKAMRTPREESVVYSDLKADVLKELAEEDNNDKCGGTRRSQRRKF; encoded by the coding sequence ATGTCTTTGCAGCTGACAGATCGGACCACAATAATACCTGAAGGAATAGTGAAAGATGTACTAGTTCAGATGGACAAATTTATATTCCCTGTGAATTTAATTATGGTGAACATAGAGGAGAATAAGGAGGTCGCTCTGATTTTAGAAAGACCCTCATTGGTAACCGGCAAATATGTATTGGACATTCATGAAGGAGAGCTCATGCTAAGAGAAGGTGAAAAAAGAGTTGTGTTCAAGATGAATAAAGCAATGCGTACACCTAGAGAGGAGTCAGTTGTATACTCCGATCTTAAGGCGGATGTCCTGAAGGAGCTAGCTGAAGAGGACAATAATGATAAATGTGGGGGTACCAGAAGAAGTCAGAGAAGAAAATTTTAG